A window from Pseudomonas alloputida encodes these proteins:
- the gabT gene encoding 4-aminobutyrate--2-oxoglutarate transaminase, whose translation MSKTNESLMQRRVAAVPRGVGQIHPIFVDTAKNSTVIDVEGRELIDFAGGIAVLNTGHLHPKVVAAVQEQLTKVSHTCFQVLAYEPYVELCEKINKLVPGDFDKKTLLVTTGSEAVENAVKIARAATGRAGVIAFTGGYHGRTMMTLGLTGKVVPYSAGMGLMPGGIFRALFPSELHGISVDDAIASVERIFKNDAEPRDIAAIILEPVQGEGGFLPAPKELMKRLRALCDQHGILLIADEVQTGAGRTGTFFAMEQMGVAPDLTTFAKSIAGGFPLAGVCGKAEYMDAIAPGGLGGTYAGSPIACAAALAVIEVFEEEKLLDRSKAVGERLTAGLREIQKKYPIIGDVRGLGSMIAVEVFEKGTHTPNAAAVGQVVAKAREKGLILLSCGTYGNVLRILVPLTAEDALLDKGLAIIEECFAEIA comes from the coding sequence ATGAGCAAAACCAACGAATCCTTGATGCAACGTCGTGTAGCTGCCGTCCCACGTGGCGTCGGCCAGATCCACCCGATCTTCGTCGACACCGCGAAGAACTCGACCGTGATCGACGTTGAAGGCCGCGAACTGATCGACTTCGCCGGCGGCATCGCAGTACTGAACACCGGCCACCTGCACCCGAAAGTAGTTGCAGCCGTGCAAGAGCAGCTGACCAAGGTCAGCCACACCTGCTTCCAGGTGCTGGCTTACGAGCCCTATGTAGAGCTGTGCGAAAAGATCAACAAGCTGGTCCCAGGCGACTTCGACAAGAAGACCCTGCTGGTCACCACCGGCTCCGAAGCCGTTGAAAACGCCGTCAAGATCGCCCGTGCTGCCACTGGCCGCGCTGGCGTCATCGCCTTCACCGGCGGTTATCACGGCCGTACCATGATGACCCTGGGCCTGACCGGCAAGGTCGTGCCGTACTCCGCTGGCATGGGCCTGATGCCAGGCGGCATCTTCCGCGCCCTGTTCCCGAGCGAACTGCACGGTATCAGCGTTGACGACGCCATCGCCTCGGTCGAGCGCATCTTCAAGAACGACGCCGAGCCGCGCGACATCGCCGCAATCATCCTCGAGCCAGTACAAGGCGAAGGCGGCTTCCTGCCAGCGCCGAAAGAGCTGATGAAGCGCCTGCGCGCCCTGTGCGACCAGCACGGCATCCTGCTGATCGCCGACGAAGTACAAACTGGCGCTGGCCGTACCGGCACCTTCTTCGCCATGGAACAGATGGGCGTTGCGCCTGACCTGACCACCTTCGCCAAATCCATCGCTGGCGGCTTCCCGCTGGCCGGTGTGTGCGGCAAGGCCGAATACATGGACGCCATCGCGCCTGGCGGCCTGGGCGGTACCTACGCCGGTTCGCCGATCGCTTGCGCCGCGGCCCTGGCCGTGATCGAAGTGTTCGAAGAAGAAAAACTGCTGGACCGCAGCAAGGCTGTGGGTGAGCGCCTGACCGCCGGCCTGCGCGAAATCCAGAAGAAGTACCCGATCATCGGCGACGTCCGTGGTCTGGGCTCGATGATTGCCGTCGAAGTCTTCGAGAAGGGCACTCACACCCCGAACGCTGCTGCTGTTGGCCAGGTTGTCGCCAAGGCTCGTGAAAAGGGTCTGATCCTGCTGTCTTGCGGCACCTACGGCAACGTCCTGCGTATCCTGGTTCCGCTGACCGCCGAAGACGCGCTGCTGGACAAAGGCCTGGCCATCATCGAAGAGTGCTTCGCTGAAATCGCCTGA